Proteins from one Anopheles nili chromosome 2, idAnoNiliSN_F5_01, whole genome shotgun sequence genomic window:
- the LOC128731189 gene encoding putative peptidyl-prolyl cis-trans isomerase dodo: MSDSQETVPEGWEKRTSRSTGMTYYLNVYTKESQWDLPTAPAEPANTNEPSEVQCAHLLVKHNKSRRPSSWREDNITRSKDEALEILEAYRKKIQSDEASLQELAQRYSDCSSAKRGGDLGVFKRGMMQKPFEDAAFALKVGDMSDIVDTDSGVHLILRLK, from the exons ATGTCCGACAGCCAGGAAACAGTTCCGGAGGGCTGGGAAAAGCGTACCAGCCGTTCCACAG GAATGACCTATTATCTTAACGTCTACACCAAAGAGTCTCAATGGGATCTTCCTACGGCCCCCGCGGAGCCCGCCAACACGAAT GAGCCATCAGAGGTACAGTGTGCGCATCTGTTGGTGAAGCATAACAAATCCCGAAGGCCCAGTTCTTGGCGAGAGGACAACATTACTCGTAGCAAGGACGAGGCGTTGGAAATCCTCGAAGCGTATCGCAAAAAGATACAATCCGACGAAGCATCACTGCAGGAGCTAGCCCAGCGTTATTCGGATTGCAGTTCGGCGAAACGGGGCGGCGATTTGGGAGTTTTCAAGCGGGGCATGATGCAAAAACCCTTTGAGGACGCCGCGTTTGCATTGAAAGTGGGCGACATGTCCGATATCGTTGATACCGATTCGGGTGTTCATTTGATTCTTCGGTTAAAATAG
- the LOC128731188 gene encoding protein penguin, with protein MIQTKKRTVSATEGATTEKPMKKVKKEVPLKAVGKLVEKSQKKDGAKPVAGKPAGKFQKKTTPGGKAGEHEPKKTFVANTPESKKEYWNGLKAKQKELRQQRRQSKSKDLYELSVNAKKVYEKLKRKASDGKEELVQKLHELMGKENAYAKIATSHDTARVIQCMIKNASEEIRDQIATSLLPSVVDISTSKYGHHCITSLFKHGSKQLWVRVVDAIIKDVVKLANQSFSSAIVDAAYNEYATSEQRTFMRQPFYSELYKLDKDRTVQTMKDCWKTNAYMKNSVLTTVKAHLVQAANKKLTDNSLLHALLAEFLQEAAEVERSEVVGLYLPHLASISSTRDGTEAAIFCFLQSVVKDRRAALKALKPYVEKLSIHEHGHRLIMCILNCYDDTVTLGKLVIGPIMEQVETIVGTGEWGRKVVGWMFSPADKDLLHPAQIDLLDGYLEHSKKDKEIRRKEIFSAVAEIFCKHVEKNAKFWLRGGHTALLTSAVLKNYDGKQLSRLHQALAKQVCDSEWKVHENEISLDGSSILAVVEPKPKDENVKPSNGTERKIKKLKKNPFEEEKAAAREKQLAANPLVNGIEHAGLHIALKKMIKLDQEKRQHAGEATSQFGRAVIDELTGDQLTAWVEQNRPSFLLLLIFENSTVEVQQMLKKKLIPLKKELKSQKHTGGKLLIEKLKL; from the exons ATGATACAAACGAAGAAACGGACGGTTTCCGCAACCGAGGGCGCAACCACAGAGAAGCCAAtgaaaaaagtgaagaaagaaGTCCCATTGAAAGCGGTCGGCAAGTTAGTGGAAAAATCACAGAAAAAAGACGGTGCTAAACCGGTGGCCGGTAAGCCAGCTGGCAAatttcaaaagaaaactacacCCGGCGGGAAAGCTGGTGAGCACGAACCCAAAAAAACATTCGTGGCCAACACACCGGAGTCGAAAAAAGAATACTGGAATGGGCTGAAAGCGAAACAGAAGGAACTCCGGCAACAACGCCGCCAGAGCAAGTCGAAAGATCTTTACGAATTGAGCGTGAACGCGAAGAAAGTGTACGAAAAACTGAAGCGCAAGGCGTCCGATGGTAAAGAGGAACTAGTACAAAAACTGCACGAGCTGATGGGAAAGGAGAACGCGTACGCAAAGATAGCAACATCCCACGATACGGCCCGTGTCATACAGTGTATGATCAAGAATGCGTCCGAGGAGATCCGGGATCAAATCGCTACCAGTCTGCTGCCGTCGGTTGTCGATATATCGACATCAAAGTATGGCCACCATTGCATTACTAGCCTGTTTAAGCATGGCTCGAAGCAACTCTGGGTGCGTGTTGTGGATGCGATCATAAAGGACGTCGTAAAATTGGCGAACCAATCATTCTCTAGCGCGATTGTGGACGCCGCGTATAATGAATACGCAACGAGCGAGCAGCGCACCTTCATGCGCCAACCATTCTACTCCGAGCTGTACAAGCTCGATAAAGACcgcacggtgcaaacgatGAAGGATTGCTGGAAGACGAACGCGTACATGAAAAACAGTGTGCTTACAACGGTCAAGGCTCACCTGGTGCAGGCCGCAAATAAGAAGCTCACGGATAACAGCCTGCTGCACGCATTGTTGGCTGAATTCCTGCAAGAAGCTGCCGAGGTGGAGCGATCGGAAGTGGTGGGATTGTACTTGCCCCATTTGGCTTCCATCTCTAGTACGCGGGATGGAACCGAGGCAGCGATCTTCTGCTTCCTGCAATCGGTGGTGAAGGACCGACGAGCTGCGTTGAAAGCTTTGAAACCGTACGTAGAAAAACTGTCTATCCACGAACATGGTCACCGATTGATCATGTGCATCCTCAATTGCTACGACGACACGGTGACCCTGGGGAAGCTCGTGATCGGGCCAATAATGGAGCAGGTAGAAACGATCGTCGGGACCGGCGAATGGGGAAGAAAGGTGGTCGGGTGGATGTTCTCTCCAGCCGATAAGGATCTGCTTCACCCGGCCCAGATCGATCTGCTGGACGGATATCTCGAGCACAGTAAGAAAGACAAGGAAATTCGCCGCAAGGAGATCTTTTCTGCCGTCGCGGAAATTTTCTGCAAGCACGTGGAGAAGAACGCTAAATTTTGGCTGCGAGGTGGCCACACTGCTCTGTTAACATCGGCTGTGCTGAAAAATT ACGACGGGAAGCAACTTTCGCGTTTGCACCAAGCCCTGGCAAAACAAGTTTGTGATTCCGAGTGGAAGGTGCATGAGAACGAAATCAGCCTGGACGGATCGAGTATATTGGCCGTggtggaaccgaaaccgaaggacgaaaacgtGAAACCATCTAACGGTACGGAGCGCAAGATAAAGAAGCTTAAAAAGAACCCattcgaggaagaaaaa GCCGCGGCCCGGGAAAAACAACTTGCCGCAAACCCCCTGGTAAATGGCATCGAGCACGCTGGCTTACACATCGCACTAAAGAAGATGATCAAACTGGATCAGGAAAAACGGCAGCATGCGGGTGAAGCCACTTCGCAGTTTGGACGCGCCGTGATAGATGAATTGACCGGTGATCAGCTGACAGCGTGGGTAGAACAGAACCGGCCCTCGTTCCTGTTGCTGCTAATATTTGAAAACTCCACCGTGGAGGTGCAACAAATGCTGAAGAAAAAACTAATTCCACTCAAAAAGGAACTAAAATCGCAAAAACATACGGGAGGGAAGTTGTTGATCGAAAAACTAAAATTGTAG